From the genome of Geminicoccaceae bacterium:
TCGCGGCCAGCTGGTCCGGGTACGAAAGCCCGTGTCGCCAGAGCTGGAAATCACCGAGATCCACACCAGGCTTCTGGCCGAACAGGGACCTGCGGTCCTGTTCGAAAAGGTGGAGGGGTCCGGGCTGCCGGTCCTCACCAACCTCTTCGGTACGGTCGAGCGGGTCGCCTGGGGCATGGGCCGCGAGCCGGGGGAATTGCGTGCCGTAGGCGAGATGCTGGCCTTCTTTCGCCAGCCGCAACCACCGGAGAGCTTTCGCGAGGCCGTCGAAATGGTGCCGCTGATGAAGGCAGCCCTGTCGATGAAACCGAAAACGCTCGGCTCGGGCCCCTGCCAGGAAATCGTGCTGCAGGGAGATGACATTGATCTGGGCATCCTTCCGATCCAGTCCTGCTGGCCCGGCGAGCCGGCGCCGTTGATCACCTGGCCGCTGGTGGTCACCCGCGGCCCGGGCGGAACTCGCGAGGACGGCTTCAATCTCGGCATCTATCGCATGCAGGTACTGGACAGGAAGCGCACGCTCATGCGCTGGCTCAAGCATCGCGGCGGAGCGCAGCATTACCGTCGCTGGAAAATGGAACGCCCCGACCCGTTGCCGGCTGCCGTCGTCCTTGGAGCCGATCCGGGGACCACGCTTGCGGCCGTGACCCCCGTGCCCGACACGATGAGCGAGTACCAGTTTGCCGGCCTGTTGCGCGGGAAACGCGTGGAGCTGGTCGACTGTGTGAGCGTTCCCCTCAAGGTGCCCGCCACCGCCGAGATCGTGCTCGAAGGCCACGTGCTGCTCGACCGGCATGGCGATGAAGGTCCCTATGGTGATCACACGGGCTACTACAACAGTGTCGAATCCTTTCCCGTTTTCGAGATCAGCGCGATCACCATGCGCCGCGACCCGATCTACCTTTCCACCTTCACCGGACGGCCGCCCGACGAACCTTCGGTGCTTGGCGAAGCGCTCAACGACGTGTTCCTGCCACTCATCCAGCAGCAATTTCCGGAAATTGCCGATTTCTGGCTGCCGCCCGAGGGGTGCTCGTACAGGGTTGCCGTCGTTTCCATCCGCAAGGCCTATCCCGGGCATGCGAAACGGGTCATGATGGGCGTATGGTCCTACCTACGCCAGTTCATGTACACCAAGATTGTCATCGTGGTGGACGATGATATCGATGCGCGCAGCTGGATCGATGTCATCTGGGCAATGTCGACCCGGTTCGATGCCAGCCGGGACCTCGTGACCATCGATTCGACGCCGATCGACTATCTCGACTTTGCGTCACCGGAGTCGGGACTAGGCGGCAAGCTGGGGATCGACGCGACCAACAAGTGGCCGCCCGAGACGACGCGCGAGTGGGGACAGAAAATCCGCATGGATCAGGAGATCATCGACAAAGTGAGCAGGAACTGGGCGGACTACGGACTTCCCGGATCCGGAAAGTCCATCTGGTGATGCAGGTCGACAGCGCCATGGCGCTTGCCCGCATGGCCGC
Proteins encoded in this window:
- a CDS encoding UbiD family decarboxylase encodes the protein MQNFASLRDFMTFLEGRGQLVRVRKPVSPELEITEIHTRLLAEQGPAVLFEKVEGSGLPVLTNLFGTVERVAWGMGREPGELRAVGEMLAFFRQPQPPESFREAVEMVPLMKAALSMKPKTLGSGPCQEIVLQGDDIDLGILPIQSCWPGEPAPLITWPLVVTRGPGGTREDGFNLGIYRMQVLDRKRTLMRWLKHRGGAQHYRRWKMERPDPLPAAVVLGADPGTTLAAVTPVPDTMSEYQFAGLLRGKRVELVDCVSVPLKVPATAEIVLEGHVLLDRHGDEGPYGDHTGYYNSVESFPVFEISAITMRRDPIYLSTFTGRPPDEPSVLGEALNDVFLPLIQQQFPEIADFWLPPEGCSYRVAVVSIRKAYPGHAKRVMMGVWSYLRQFMYTKIVIVVDDDIDARSWIDVIWAMSTRFDASRDLVTIDSTPIDYLDFASPESGLGGKLGIDATNKWPPETTREWGQKIRMDQEIIDKVSRNWADYGLPGSGKSIW